The following proteins are co-located in the Triticum aestivum cultivar Chinese Spring chromosome 1A, IWGSC CS RefSeq v2.1, whole genome shotgun sequence genome:
- the LOC100037578 gene encoding fasciclin-like arabinogalactan protein 11, whose product MEAHMRFMTATFLLVLLSLSAAAPSVRGQAVAAAPAPAAAAPKTIKAVLTKAGQFTKFLQLLQSTQEEEQIDTQLKGKASTGAGLTVFAPPDNAFTALKSGTLNSLSDQQKTSLVQFHVVSQLLPMAQFDTVSNPLRTQAGDTGRGKYPLNVTSDGGGRVNISTGVVNASVDGTLYTGDRLVVYQVDKVLLPWALYGPPVPAPVPSPAADKDKDKKKAGPVAVADAPEADTATASAAAPREMRGLGGGLCMVAVAVAAAWCGM is encoded by the coding sequence ATGGAGGCGCATATGCGATTCATGACGGCCACCTTTCTCCTCGTGCTCCTCTCTCTGTCCGCAGCCGCTCCGTCAGTTCGTGGCCAGGCGGTggcggccgcgccggctccagcggCGGCTGCCCCGAAGACGATCAAGGCGGTGCTGACCAAGGCCGGGCAGTTCACCAAGTTCCTCCAGCTGCTGCAGTCGACGCAGGAGGAGGAACAGATCGACACCCAGCTCAAGGGCAAGGCCTCCACCGGCGCCGGCCTCACCGTCTTCGCGCCGCCCGACAACGCCTTCACCGCGCTCAAGTCCGGCACCCTCAACTCCCTCTCCGATCAACAGAAGACGTCGCTGGTGCAGTTCCACGTGGTCTCCCAGCTGCTCCCCATGGCGCAGTTCGACACGGTGAGCAACCCGCTGCGCACGCAGGCCGGCGACACCGGCAGGGGCAAGTACCCGCTCAACGTCACGTCCGACGGCGGCGGGAGGGTGAACATCTCCACCGGCGTCGTCAACGCCTCCGTCGACGGCACGCTCTACACTGGCGACAGGCTGGTGGTGTACCAGGTGGACAAGGTGCTGCTGCCGTGGGCGCTCTACGGGCCGCCCGTGCCCGCGCCCGTGCCGTCGCCGGCGGCGGACAAggacaaggacaagaagaaggccgggccggtggcggtggccGACGCGCCGGAGGCCGATACAGCCACGGCGTCCGCGGCGGCGCCCCGGGAGATGCGGGGCCTCGGCGGCGGTCTCTGCATGGTGGCCGTCGCCGTGGCGGCCGCGTGGTGTGGCATGTGA